One window of the Octopus sinensis linkage group LG9, ASM634580v1, whole genome shotgun sequence genome contains the following:
- the LOC115215401 gene encoding uncharacterized protein LOC115215401, which yields MSVPQRTVIPERSLESTFLEVVISIKQISSGKAPDRDAIPPEIYKHGGQKLFTKMHDLFINVWKVGRQHPYKKKGNRIVCDNHCGISLLSIASKILARLILDRVIKHVVNNIYPESQCGSPSSRGTIDMIFSLRQVTEKVREKNQELFLIFVDLTKAFDTVNQQAL from the coding sequence ATGTCTGTTCCACAGCGCACTGTAATACCGGAACGGTCTCTGGAGTCAACATTTTTGGAAGTGGTAATCTCCATTAAACAGATCTCTTCAGGTAAAGCGCCTGATAGGGATGCTATCCCGCCTGAAATTTACAAACATGGTGGACAGAAGCTTTTTACGAAAATGCATGACCTCTTCATAAACGTCTGGAAGGTAGGCCGTCAACATCCATATAAGAAGAAAGGTAACAGAATTGTCTGCGATAATCATTGTGGAATATCGCTTCTGTCTATTGCTAGTAAGATTCTTGCTCGACTCATTCTTGACAGGGTCATCAAACACGTTGTAAATAATATCTATCCAGAATCCCAGTGCGGGTCTCCCTCTAGTCGGGGCACTATCGATATGATCTTTTCCCTCCGACAGGTCACGGAGAAGGTACGTGAGAAAAATCAAGAGTTGTTCTTGATATTCGTTGACCTTACTAAGGCCTTCGACACTGTTAACCAGCAAGCACTATAG